Proteins from a genomic interval of Enterococcus faecium:
- a CDS encoding CTP synthase — translation MTKYIFVTGGVVSSIGKGIVAASLGRLLKNRGLKVTIQKFDPYINVDPGTMSPYQHGEVFVTDDGAETDLDLGHYERFIDINLNKYSNVTTGKIYSEVLRKERKGEYLGATVQVIPHITNEIKEKIMRAAKMTDSDVIITEVGGTVGDIESLPFLEALRQMKADVGTDNVMYIHTTLIPYLKAAGEMKTKPTQHSVKELRGLGIQPNILVVRTEQPVSQSVKNKLAQFCDVEPEAVIESPDVDTLYSIPLVLQAQGMDQIVCDHLKLDTPEADMTEWKELEERVLNLKKKVRIALVGKYVELPDAYISVVEALKHSGFAYNSDIEIDWIKAQELTRENVEERLKDADGILVPGGFGDRGVEGKIEAIRYARENDVPFLGICLGMQMACVEFARNVVGLEDASSAETNPDTANNIIDLMADQENIENLGGTLRLGLYPCKIKKGTKTAEAYDGADVVQERHRHRYEFNNKYRQLFEEQGLVFSGVSPDNRLVEIVELPEKKFFVGCQFHPELISRPNRPQKLIKAFVGASLADHETK, via the coding sequence ATGACAAAATATATTTTTGTGACCGGCGGTGTCGTTTCATCAATCGGAAAAGGGATTGTTGCAGCTTCTTTAGGACGCTTATTGAAAAACCGCGGCTTAAAAGTAACTATCCAAAAATTTGATCCATACATCAACGTGGATCCGGGGACGATGAGCCCATATCAGCACGGAGAAGTATTCGTAACAGATGATGGTGCTGAAACAGATTTGGATCTGGGCCACTACGAACGTTTTATTGACATCAATTTGAACAAATACTCCAACGTGACGACAGGAAAAATCTATTCTGAAGTTTTGCGTAAAGAACGTAAGGGCGAATACTTGGGAGCAACTGTTCAAGTTATTCCTCATATTACAAATGAGATCAAAGAAAAAATCATGCGAGCAGCTAAAATGACTGATTCAGATGTGATCATTACAGAAGTAGGGGGAACAGTAGGGGATATAGAATCTTTGCCATTCCTTGAAGCACTTCGTCAAATGAAAGCAGATGTCGGTACAGATAATGTTATGTATATCCATACAACATTGATTCCTTACTTGAAAGCTGCTGGAGAAATGAAAACTAAACCAACGCAGCACAGTGTAAAAGAGCTACGTGGTTTAGGTATCCAACCGAATATTTTGGTGGTACGTACAGAGCAACCTGTTTCTCAAAGCGTGAAAAACAAATTGGCACAATTTTGTGATGTCGAACCAGAAGCAGTTATCGAGTCGCCAGATGTAGATACACTTTACTCCATCCCATTAGTTTTACAAGCACAAGGAATGGATCAAATTGTTTGCGACCATTTAAAACTAGATACACCAGAAGCAGACATGACAGAATGGAAAGAATTAGAAGAACGTGTCTTGAACTTGAAGAAAAAAGTACGGATTGCGCTTGTCGGTAAATATGTCGAGTTACCAGATGCATATATCTCAGTAGTTGAAGCATTGAAACATTCTGGTTTCGCCTATAATTCAGACATCGAGATCGATTGGATCAAAGCACAAGAATTAACGAGAGAAAATGTAGAAGAACGTTTGAAAGACGCAGATGGAATCTTGGTTCCTGGTGGATTTGGTGATCGCGGAGTAGAAGGGAAAATCGAAGCGATTCGTTATGCTCGCGAAAATGACGTTCCGTTTTTAGGTATTTGTCTTGGTATGCAGATGGCTTGTGTCGAATTTGCACGTAACGTCGTTGGATTAGAAGATGCGTCATCAGCTGAAACGAATCCAGATACAGCAAACAATATTATTGATTTAATGGCTGATCAGGAAAACATCGAGAATTTGGGTGGAACTTTACGCCTTGGATTATACCCATGTAAAATCAAAAAAGGAACGAAGACGGCTGAAGCATATGATGGAGCCGATGTTGTGCAAGAACGTCACCGTCACCGCTATGAGTTCAATAACAAATATCGTCAATTGTTTGAAGAACAAGGGCTAGTCTTTTCAGGTGTCTCACCAGATAACCGTTTAGTAGAAATCGTAGAGCTGCCAGAGAAAAAATTCTTTGTGGGATGCCAATTCCACCCAGAATTGATTTCTCGTCCAAATCGCCCGCAAAAATTAATCAAAGCATTTGTCGGAGCATCATTAGCAGATCACGAAACAAAATAA
- the glnA gene encoding type I glutamate--ammonia ligase, which yields MVKKQITGEEIKRIIEEENVRFLRLMFTDILGTIKNVEVPVSQIDKVLENKMMFDGSSIEGFVRIEESDMYLYPDLSTWMIFPWESAHGKVARLICDIYNPDGTPFAGDPRGNLKRALKDMRDLGFTSFNLGPEPEFFLFKLDEDGGITTTLNDKGGYFDFAPTDLGENCRRDIVLELESLGFEVEASHHEVAPGQHEIDFKYADVVDACDNIQTFKLVVKTIARKHGLHATFMPKPLFGINGSGMHCNMSLFNDEGNVFYDKDGELELSETAYHFLGGLLKHARAYTAVCNPTVNSYKRLVPGYEAPVYVAWSGRNRSPLVRVPESRGLSTRLELRSVDPSANPYLAMAVLLQAGLDGIRNQITPPAAVDRNIYVMDEEEREAAHIQDLPSTIHNAIKELRKDNVMIDALGQHIFSNFVEAKRLEWAAFRQTVSEWEREQYLELY from the coding sequence ATGGTAAAGAAACAGATAACAGGTGAAGAAATCAAACGAATCATTGAGGAAGAAAACGTACGATTTTTACGATTGATGTTCACAGACATCTTAGGTACGATCAAAAATGTAGAAGTTCCAGTGAGCCAGATCGACAAAGTATTAGAAAATAAAATGATGTTTGACGGTTCTTCGATTGAAGGATTTGTTCGAATTGAAGAAAGCGATATGTATTTGTATCCAGATCTCTCCACTTGGATGATCTTCCCGTGGGAAAGTGCTCATGGAAAAGTTGCTCGTTTAATTTGTGATATCTATAATCCGGATGGGACACCATTTGCCGGCGATCCTCGCGGGAATTTGAAACGAGCATTGAAAGATATGCGCGACCTTGGTTTTACCTCTTTCAATTTAGGACCTGAACCAGAATTCTTCTTATTTAAATTAGACGAAGACGGTGGGATCACAACGACCTTGAATGATAAAGGTGGTTATTTTGATTTTGCACCAACAGATTTAGGTGAAAATTGCCGCCGTGACATCGTGTTGGAATTAGAAAGTCTAGGCTTTGAAGTGGAAGCTTCACATCATGAAGTAGCGCCAGGACAGCATGAAATTGACTTTAAATATGCAGATGTGGTAGATGCTTGTGATAATATCCAAACCTTCAAGCTCGTTGTCAAAACGATTGCACGCAAGCATGGACTTCACGCGACTTTCATGCCGAAACCGTTATTTGGGATCAATGGTTCTGGTATGCATTGCAATATGTCTTTGTTCAATGATGAAGGAAATGTTTTCTATGATAAAGACGGTGAATTGGAACTAAGTGAAACAGCTTATCATTTCTTAGGTGGTTTGCTGAAACATGCTCGTGCCTACACAGCCGTTTGCAATCCAACAGTCAATTCTTATAAACGTCTCGTTCCAGGTTATGAAGCGCCTGTTTATGTCGCATGGAGTGGCCGTAATCGTTCGCCATTAGTACGTGTACCAGAATCTCGCGGTTTATCCACACGTTTGGAATTGCGGTCAGTTGATCCATCTGCAAACCCATACTTGGCAATGGCAGTATTGTTGCAAGCAGGACTAGACGGTATCCGTAATCAGATCACACCGCCAGCAGCTGTTGACCGTAACATTTATGTAATGGATGAGGAAGAAAGAGAAGCTGCACATATCCAGGACTTACCTTCAACTATCCATAATGCTATCAAAGAATTGCGTAAGGATAATGTAATGATTGACGCATTAGGACAACATATCTTCTCAAATTTTGTTGAAGCAAAACGTCTCGAATGGGCGGCATTCAGACAAACTGTTTCCGAGTGGGAAAGAGAACAATATCTAGAACTTTATTAA
- a CDS encoding MerR family transcriptional regulator, with product MGEKELRRSMSVFPIGTVMKLTDLSARQIRYYEEQDLVHPERSEGNRRMYSLNDIDMLLEIKDYLSEGLNMAGIKRVYEMAQAKKQEAKNKKPLTDHDVRQIFRDEILAQGGLSKTGHYQSQGLQRQFFD from the coding sequence ATGGGAGAAAAGGAATTGCGCCGATCTATGTCCGTATTTCCAATTGGTACAGTTATGAAGCTGACTGATTTGTCTGCTCGGCAAATTCGCTATTATGAAGAACAAGATTTAGTTCATCCGGAACGAAGCGAAGGAAACCGACGTATGTATTCGCTGAATGATATTGATATGTTGCTTGAGATTAAAGACTATCTTTCAGAGGGATTGAATATGGCTGGGATCAAACGTGTATACGAAATGGCACAGGCGAAAAAACAAGAAGCAAAAAACAAGAAGCCGTTGACAGATCATGACGTTCGACAAATTTTTCGTGATGAGATTTTGGCGCAAGGTGGGTTAAGCAAAACAGGTCATTATCAGTCGCAAGGATTGCAAAGACAATTCTTTGACTGA
- the hflX gene encoding GTPase HflX: MEEKVIIVGVETEANQRYFSESMEELVQLTNTASGEVVFTITQKRPQVDRQTIIGKGKLQELVQQADAHEADLIIFNHELTPRQSQLITDAVGLPVIDRVQLILDIFAMRARSKEGKLQVELAQLEYLLPRLVGQGKTLSRLGGGIGTRGPGETKLETDRRHIRNKIFAVKKELKEVEAHRERNRQKRKNSEIFQIGLIGYTNAGKSTILNLLTQADTYSKDQLFATLDPLTKRWRFAEGFEITVTDTVGFIQDLPTQLIDAFHSTLEESQNMDLLLHVVDASSPDRILQEQTVLKLMDELNMKEMPILTVYNKADQIDPAMFTPTLFPNVLISTQTKEGKMALIEAIKRQLMELMTPYTLSVPSNEGQKLSELRRQTMVLDEAYMEETNEYEVKGFAKTNSKWLRKNQ; the protein is encoded by the coding sequence ATGGAAGAAAAAGTGATCATCGTAGGGGTAGAAACCGAAGCAAACCAGCGTTACTTTTCAGAGTCAATGGAAGAGCTAGTTCAGCTGACGAATACCGCATCAGGAGAAGTCGTATTCACAATTACACAAAAGAGACCACAAGTGGATCGGCAAACGATTATCGGTAAAGGGAAATTACAAGAATTAGTTCAACAAGCGGATGCGCATGAAGCGGATTTGATCATCTTTAATCATGAGCTAACTCCGAGACAGAGCCAACTGATTACCGATGCTGTTGGTCTTCCGGTAATTGATCGCGTGCAGCTTATCTTAGATATTTTTGCGATGCGTGCTCGTTCGAAAGAAGGGAAGCTGCAGGTTGAACTTGCTCAGTTAGAATACCTGCTGCCTCGTTTAGTAGGGCAAGGGAAAACATTATCTCGTCTTGGCGGTGGGATCGGAACAAGAGGGCCAGGTGAAACAAAGTTAGAAACAGACCGCCGACATATACGGAATAAAATTTTTGCTGTTAAGAAAGAATTGAAAGAAGTAGAAGCTCATCGAGAGCGCAATCGCCAAAAAAGAAAAAATAGCGAGATTTTTCAGATTGGACTTATTGGCTACACGAATGCCGGGAAGTCAACTATCTTGAATCTATTGACACAAGCGGATACTTATTCGAAAGATCAATTGTTTGCAACGTTAGATCCATTGACTAAGAGATGGCGTTTTGCTGAAGGATTTGAGATTACTGTAACGGATACCGTCGGGTTCATCCAAGACCTGCCTACGCAACTGATCGATGCTTTCCATTCTACATTAGAAGAAAGTCAAAATATGGATCTTTTGCTACATGTAGTCGATGCTAGTTCTCCAGATCGTATTTTACAGGAGCAGACTGTCTTAAAATTGATGGATGAACTGAATATGAAAGAAATGCCGATACTGACTGTTTACAATAAGGCAGACCAGATCGACCCAGCGATGTTCACGCCTACGCTATTCCCAAATGTATTGATTTCTACTCAGACGAAAGAAGGTAAGATGGCGTTGATCGAAGCAATCAAACGTCAGCTGATGGAACTAATGACCCCTTATACACTTTCTGTGCCAAGCAACGAAGGACAGAAATTAAGCGAGTTGAGAAGACAAACAATGGTTTTGGACGAAGCGTACATGGAAGAAACAAACGAATATGAAGTTAAAGGGTTTGCAAAAACCAATTCAAAATGGTTAAGAAAAAACCAATAA
- the miaA gene encoding tRNA (adenosine(37)-N6)-dimethylallyltransferase MiaA → MEKVLVIVGPTAVGKTALSVELAQLFGGEIISGDSLQIYKNLDIGTAKIKEEEMNNVPHHLIDVIEPTQRYSAADFQHSGRQLITEIANRGHLPIIAGGTGLYIQSLLYDYQLGATEEANPEIRKKYETLAETIGSQALWNQLKEKDPAAAEKIHWNNQRKVIRALEVLETTGHSITAPKEEPKQLYDYLMIGLDTKRSILYERINQRVDLMLAEGLVAEARKVYELGEVQASQGIGYKEFFPYFEGKETLEEATEQVKLHSRRYAKRQLTWFRNRLDAQWFDLISEPNQKSQIEQTIKKWLEAE, encoded by the coding sequence ATGGAAAAAGTATTAGTGATCGTCGGTCCGACAGCAGTCGGTAAAACAGCGCTAAGTGTGGAACTCGCACAACTATTTGGAGGAGAGATCATCAGTGGTGATTCATTGCAAATCTATAAAAATCTGGATATCGGTACAGCAAAAATCAAAGAAGAAGAGATGAATAATGTTCCGCATCATTTGATTGATGTGATCGAACCTACTCAACGTTACTCAGCCGCTGATTTTCAGCATTCAGGTCGACAATTGATTACCGAGATTGCGAACCGAGGGCACCTACCTATCATAGCTGGTGGTACGGGTCTCTATATCCAATCCCTTCTATATGATTATCAGTTAGGAGCGACAGAAGAAGCGAATCCTGAGATTAGAAAAAAGTATGAAACGTTAGCTGAAACAATTGGTTCCCAAGCATTATGGAATCAGTTGAAAGAAAAAGACCCGGCAGCTGCTGAGAAAATCCACTGGAACAATCAACGCAAAGTGATAAGAGCTCTGGAAGTTTTAGAGACGACAGGACATAGTATCACGGCACCTAAAGAAGAGCCAAAGCAATTGTATGATTACCTCATGATTGGATTAGATACGAAGCGTAGTATTCTTTATGAACGAATCAATCAAAGAGTCGATTTGATGCTAGCAGAAGGTTTAGTAGCAGAAGCGCGTAAGGTGTATGAGCTTGGAGAAGTCCAGGCCAGTCAAGGTATTGGATATAAAGAATTTTTCCCTTATTTTGAAGGGAAAGAAACATTGGAAGAAGCAACAGAACAAGTCAAACTACATTCGAGAAGATACGCGAAACGTCAGTTGACGTGGTTTCGTAACCGTTTGGATGCACAGTGGTTTGATCTTATAAGTGAGCCAAATCAAAAAAGTCAGATTGAGCAAACAATCAAAAAATGGCTGGAGGCGGAATAA
- a CDS encoding glycerophosphodiester phosphodiesterase: MLQIYAHRGSSGTHPENTLPAFAEAVRVGADGIELDVHLSKDGYLIVMHDEEVDRTTNGKGLIREKTLEELKKLNAGGKFSKEFPAAKVPELREVLGLLLQKNYRGMLMIEIKTDQYEYPGIEEKLAETLKSRDWPFQHAYCSFHLDSLEKIALLEPEIQLDLLMSTSDKKIQLAAETPYIEGVHPKNTWLFEHPVQAADFPKAIRAWTINDEEEMAKCQELKIDGIITDFPEKALRWKQSTKSR, translated from the coding sequence ATGTTACAAATCTATGCCCATCGCGGAAGCAGCGGCACCCACCCAGAAAATACGCTTCCTGCATTTGCAGAAGCTGTACGAGTAGGTGCAGATGGTATCGAACTAGATGTCCATCTAAGCAAAGATGGTTATTTGATCGTTATGCACGACGAAGAAGTGGACCGGACGACTAACGGTAAAGGGCTGATTCGAGAAAAAACATTGGAAGAACTCAAAAAATTGAATGCAGGGGGCAAATTCAGCAAAGAATTTCCAGCAGCTAAAGTTCCTGAATTGAGAGAAGTGTTAGGACTGCTCCTCCAAAAAAATTACCGAGGGATGCTAATGATTGAAATTAAAACTGATCAGTATGAATATCCCGGTATCGAAGAAAAATTAGCCGAAACATTAAAAAGTAGAGATTGGCCTTTTCAACATGCATATTGCAGCTTTCATTTGGATTCTTTGGAAAAAATCGCATTACTGGAACCGGAGATACAGCTGGACTTATTGATGAGTACTTCTGATAAAAAGATCCAACTAGCAGCAGAAACCCCTTATATAGAAGGAGTACATCCAAAAAATACTTGGTTGTTCGAACATCCAGTCCAGGCAGCTGATTTTCCAAAAGCAATTCGTGCATGGACGATTAACGATGAAGAAGAAATGGCCAAATGTCAAGAACTCAAAATAGATGGAATAATAACTGATTTTCCGGAGAAAGCTCTTCGGTGGAAACAATCAACGAAAAGTAGGTAA
- the clpP gene encoding ATP-dependent Clp endopeptidase proteolytic subunit ClpP, with translation MNLIPTVIEQSSRGERAYDIYSRLLKDRIIMLSGQVTDDLANSIIAQLLFLDAQDSEKDIYLYINSPGGSVTAGMAIYDTMNFVKADVQTIVMGMAASMGSFLLTAGTKGKRFALPNAEIMIHQPLGGAQGQATEIEIAARHILQTRERLNKILAERTGQPLEVIEKDTDRDNYMTAEQAKAYGLIDEVMENSSSLN, from the coding sequence ATGAATTTAATTCCTACAGTCATTGAACAATCTTCACGAGGTGAAAGAGCTTACGATATCTACTCACGTTTATTGAAAGACCGTATCATCATGTTAAGCGGCCAAGTAACAGATGATCTTGCTAATTCGATCATCGCCCAATTGCTTTTCTTAGACGCTCAAGATTCTGAAAAAGATATCTATCTTTATATCAATTCTCCTGGTGGTTCAGTTACAGCAGGTATGGCTATTTACGACACAATGAACTTTGTCAAAGCAGATGTCCAAACAATTGTTATGGGTATGGCTGCTTCAATGGGAAGCTTCTTGCTGACAGCTGGTACAAAAGGTAAACGATTTGCTTTACCAAATGCTGAGATCATGATCCATCAACCTCTTGGCGGCGCTCAAGGGCAAGCAACTGAAATCGAAATTGCGGCACGCCATATTTTGCAAACACGCGAACGCTTAAACAAAATTTTAGCTGAACGCACTGGACAACCGCTTGAAGTGATTGAAAAAGATACAGATCGTGACAACTATATGACAGCTGAACAAGCAAAAGCATATGGATTGATCGATGAAGTCATGGAAAACAGTTCTTCATTAAATTAA
- a CDS encoding gamma carbonic anhydrase family protein, translating to MERFIASNATVIGDVTLSEDVTIWYQAVLRGDSNWIKIGQRTNIQDGTIIHVDHDAPVDIAENVTVGHQCMLHGCTIEKGALIGMGTTILNHAVIGENSLIGAGSLVTEGKVIPPNVLAFGRPAKVIRPLTKEEIQKNKENIQHYVEIGRMHAQGKFKEQR from the coding sequence ATGGAACGGTTTATAGCATCAAATGCCACAGTGATTGGTGATGTGACATTGTCAGAAGATGTGACGATCTGGTATCAAGCTGTTTTACGCGGGGACAGTAATTGGATAAAAATAGGACAAAGAACGAATATCCAAGATGGTACAATCATCCATGTCGATCATGATGCACCTGTAGATATTGCGGAGAATGTGACGGTAGGACATCAGTGCATGCTACATGGCTGTACAATCGAAAAAGGGGCGCTGATCGGGATGGGGACCACGATATTGAATCATGCGGTTATTGGTGAGAATAGTTTGATTGGTGCTGGATCATTAGTAACAGAAGGAAAAGTTATTCCTCCTAATGTCTTGGCTTTTGGTCGCCCAGCTAAAGTGATCCGTCCTTTGACAAAAGAAGAAATACAAAAAAACAAAGAAAACATCCAGCATTATGTCGAGATAGGTCGGATGCATGCGCAAGGAAAATTCAAGGAGCAAAGATAG
- the efrB gene encoding multidrug efflux ABC transporter subunit EfrB gives MKKTFSSLKRLARYIRPYRGTFLLVILFTVLTVAFNVALPYVTGLPTTEISRNIANGESINFSYIFKCLIWITVVGIGYCISQLLSGVLMTNVVQSAMHDLRRDIEEKINRLPVSYFDKNQQGNILSRVTNDVDAVSGALQQAFIGIVNAILGITLAAAMMFYIQPMMALISMIMIPTSIWISKRVINASQKYFQSMQNSLGELNGYVQENMTGFSVLKVYGREKETLEGFKKVNHSLKYFGFRAAFISGLMMPLVQLTAYATYIGMAVLGSFYVITGAIVVGQLQAFIQYIWQISQPMGNVTQLSSVLQSASAATKRVFEILDEPEEKENKVDASLPETILGDVTFDHVDFAYDPKKPLIQDLNFEVKAGQTVAVVGPTGAGKTTLINLLMRFYDVDKGAIRIDGIDTKSMSRSDVRSLFGMVLQDAWLYQGTIADNIRFGKLDATDYEVVDAAKTANVDHFIRTMPDGYDMAINSEGDNVSLGQKQLLTIARAVVSDPKILILDEATSSVDTRLEALIQKAMDRVMEGRTSFVIAHRLSTIRDADLILVMDQGQIIEKGTHESLLAQGGFYEKLYNSQFAEEAE, from the coding sequence ATGAAAAAAACCTTTTCTTCCTTAAAACGTTTAGCTCGATATATCAGACCGTATCGTGGGACTTTTCTTTTAGTGATCCTATTTACAGTTCTGACAGTGGCTTTCAACGTGGCTTTGCCATATGTTACAGGACTTCCTACTACAGAAATCAGCCGTAATATTGCCAATGGCGAATCAATCAATTTTTCTTATATATTCAAATGTCTCATTTGGATCACAGTTGTTGGAATAGGGTATTGTATTTCGCAATTACTTTCTGGTGTTTTGATGACAAATGTCGTTCAAAGTGCCATGCATGATTTGAGAAGAGACATAGAAGAAAAAATCAATCGTCTTCCGGTTTCATATTTCGATAAAAACCAGCAAGGAAATATTTTGTCTCGTGTGACGAATGATGTAGATGCAGTCAGCGGTGCTTTACAACAAGCTTTTATTGGTATCGTAAATGCGATATTGGGAATTACGTTGGCTGCAGCAATGATGTTTTATATCCAGCCGATGATGGCGCTGATCTCTATGATCATGATTCCAACATCGATCTGGATCTCAAAACGAGTGATCAATGCTTCGCAGAAATATTTTCAAAGCATGCAGAATTCTCTTGGTGAGCTAAACGGCTACGTCCAAGAAAATATGACAGGTTTTAGTGTATTGAAAGTATATGGACGCGAAAAAGAAACATTGGAAGGATTCAAAAAAGTTAATCACAGCTTGAAATACTTTGGGTTTCGTGCAGCATTCATTTCTGGCTTGATGATGCCTCTAGTTCAATTAACTGCCTATGCTACTTATATTGGTATGGCTGTTCTAGGAAGCTTTTATGTTATTACTGGGGCGATCGTTGTCGGTCAACTACAAGCATTCATCCAATATATTTGGCAAATCAGTCAGCCAATGGGGAACGTGACACAATTGTCTTCAGTTTTGCAAAGTGCATCAGCGGCAACGAAACGTGTATTCGAGATTTTAGATGAGCCAGAAGAAAAAGAAAACAAAGTAGATGCTTCACTGCCAGAAACGATTTTAGGAGATGTGACATTCGATCATGTCGATTTTGCATATGATCCGAAGAAACCATTAATCCAAGATTTGAATTTTGAAGTGAAAGCTGGTCAAACCGTAGCTGTGGTCGGTCCGACCGGTGCCGGCAAGACGACATTGATCAATCTATTGATGCGTTTTTATGACGTAGACAAAGGAGCAATAAGGATTGATGGAATCGACACCAAATCAATGAGTCGCAGTGATGTGCGTTCGCTATTTGGTATGGTCTTGCAAGATGCATGGCTTTATCAAGGAACGATTGCAGATAATATCCGCTTCGGAAAGCTTGATGCGACAGATTATGAAGTAGTTGATGCTGCGAAAACAGCAAACGTAGATCATTTTATCCGAACGATGCCAGATGGATATGATATGGCCATCAATTCTGAGGGAGACAATGTGTCTTTAGGACAAAAACAGTTGCTGACGATTGCCCGAGCAGTGGTCTCCGATCCTAAAATCTTGATTTTAGATGAAGCAACAAGTTCAGTAGACACCCGTTTAGAAGCGTTGATTCAAAAAGCAATGGATCGCGTGATGGAGGGACGGACAAGTTTCGTCATCGCTCACCGTTTATCGACAATCCGTGATGCAGATCTGATTCTAGTGATGGATCAAGGTCAGATCATTGAAAAAGGAACGCATGAGAGTTTATTGGCACAAGGTGGATTTTATGAAAAACTGTATAACAGCCAATTTGCTGAGGAAGCAGAATAA